TCCCTGCCAGCTGAGACGCCGCAGGGACGCTGCGCCGTGAGCTCGTGCGGCCCGCGTGCCGGGCACATGAACGGGGTGAGCTGTGGGCCGGAGTGACAAGGGCGTCAGGTGACGGGCGTACGATCAGGGCATGACCTCTCCCGCCCGTGTCGCGCTGCCGCTGGAGTCGCCGCTGGAACCGGCGGGGCTCAGCATCCTGATCGTGGACGACACGCCGGAAGACGCCGAGCACTACATACGGCTGCTGGGACAGGCGCCGGGCGTGTCGTTCACGTTCCGCCACGCCGAACTCGGCGAGGATGGCCTGCGCCTGCTGCAGGAGCAGGTACCGGACTGCCTGCTGCTCGATTACCATCTCCCGGACATGACGGGCCTGGAGTTCCTGCGCGAGATGCGGGGCCGTTGCCCGGTCATCCTGCTGACCGGCATGGGCGACGAGGCGATCGCCGTCGCGGCGCTGCAAGCGGGCGCGCAGGACTACCTCGTGAAGAGCCAGATCGTCGCGCAGACCTTCGGCCGGGCCGTGCAGCGCGCCCAGGAGAAGTTCCTGCTGGAACGCGCCCTCGACCTCGCGCACACCCGGATGAGTGCGCTGCTGTCCAGCGTTCGAGAGGGCATGGTGGCCCTCTCGCCGGACCTGACAGTGCTGTACCACAACCCGGCTGCCCGCGTCCTGCTGCACTGGGAGAACGGTGAGCGGCTGCCCGCATGGGTCACGGACCTGCCTGTCTTCCGGAGCGGCGTGCAGGACGTCATGCGGGACGAACCCGTGCCGCCCGCCGAGGTGAGGTGCGGCGACACCTGGCTCGAACTGCAGCTGCAGCGGCAGACGGAGGGCCTGACCCTCACCCTGCGCGACGTGACGCAGCGCCGCCTGGAGGTCGAACGCCTGCGCCTGCTGGAGTCGGTGGCCGTCACGGCGCGCGAGGCCGTCGTGATCGCCGAGGCGAATCCCACCCTCGACCCCGGCCCGAAAGTCGTGTACGTGAACCGCGCCTTCACCCGCATGACCGGCTACGCGCCCGAGGACATCGTCGGCCTCACGCCGCGCATCCTGCAGGGTCCGCTCTCGGACCGCCGGACGCTGGACCGCGTCCGGGACCGGCTCGCCCGCTGGCAGACCGTCGACGAGACGCTTCTCAACTACGACAAGAGCGGCAGACCCTTCTGGGTGCACCTGAGCATCACGCCCGTCGCGGACGAGACCGGGTGGTACACGCACTGGGTCAGCGTGCAGCGCGACGTGACCGAGGAGCGCCGCCAGCAGGAACGCGAACGCCTGCGGCGTGAGGTGCTGGAGATGGCAGCGGAATTCCGGCCCGTGCCGGACATCCTCGATGCCGTGTGCCGCAAGCTGGAGATCAGCCTCCCGGAGGTCGTCACGACCGCGTGGCTGCGGTCGGGGGAGACGCTCACGCTCGCCGCGAGCGGCAACGCTGCTCCGTCGGACCTGCGTGAGGCGCTGCGGCGCGGTGCGGGCGTCGTCGTCATCGGCGAAGGTCAGGGCGCCACGGCCCGGGCCGTGCAGGAGCGTACGCTCGTGGTGGTGGAGGACGTGCAGGCGACGCCCGGCGAGCTGCGATCCGGCGCGGCGGGACTGCTCGGGGAGCTCGGTCTGCACGGCGTGTGGAGCGTGCCGATCCTGTCGGCGCAGCCGGGACGTGAACCGTTCGGCGCACTGACCGTCTTCACCTGGCAGTCGCGGCGGCCCCCCACCCCGGAGGAACTCACGGTCCTGCAGGACGCCGCGAGTCTCGCTGCCCTCATCCTGGAGAGCATGACTGCGCACCAGGAAGTCCAGCGGCAGGCGCTGTACGACAGCCTGACCGGCCTGCCGAACCGGTCGCTGTTTCTCGAGCACCTGCAGCGCCAGCTGAATGAAACGCCACGGCACAGGCAGCGCGTCGCGGTCGGCCTGATGGACCTCAACCGCTTCAAGACCATCAACGACACGCTCGGGCACTCTGCCGGGGACGCGCTCCTCGTGCAGGTCGCCGAACGCCTGCGCGCCACGTTCCGGCCGTCCGACATCGTGGCCCGGATGGGCGGCGACGAGTTCACCTTGATGCTGCCGTTCACGAGCGACGTCGAACGTTTCCGGCAGGGCATCGAGGCGCGGCTGCGCGAGTGCTTCACGGCGCCCTTCGTGGTGCAGGGCCAGCAGGTGTTCGTGACAGGCAGCCTCGGCCTTGCCATCACGCCCGACCACGGCCACGACCGCGAGCAACTGCTCAGCGCGGCGGACGTCGCCATGTACGCCGCGAAACGCACCAACCAGGGCCTGCAGGTGTACGACCCGAGCGGCGACGCGCACGACGCGTCCCAGGTCACGCTGGAATCGGACCTCTACCGCGCCCTCGAACGCGGGGAGCTGGAACTGCACTACCAGCCGATCTACCGTGCGGGCAGACGCGAGCTGGTCGGCGCGGAGGCCCTGATCCGCTGGAATCACGCGCGCTGCGGCATGATCAGCCCTGCGAAGTTCATTCCCCTCGCGGAGAGCACCGGTCTGATCGTTCCGATCGGGAGGTGGGTGCTGCGTGAAGCGTGTCGGCAGCTGGTGCGCTGGCGTGAGCGCGCGCCGCACCTCACCCTCAGTGTGAACCTCAGTGCGCGGCAGTTCTGGCAGCCGGAACTCGTGCGGACCGTGCAGGACGCCATGCGGGACATGGGCGCCCCGCCGGAGGGACTGGTGCTTGAGATCACCGAGAGCGTCCTGATGGACGTGCCCGACGCGCAGCAGACGCTCACGCGCCTGAAGGGCCTGGGCGTCCGGCTCAGCCTTGACGACTTCGGGACCGGGTACAGCAGCCTCAGTTACCTGCACCGGTTTCCGCTCGACGCCCTCAAGATCGACCGCTCCTTCGTGATCGGCGTGCGGCCCGAGTCGGACGGGACGGCCGAGACGATCATCCGCAGCGTCATGGTGATGGCGCATTCCCTGAACCTCAGCGTCACCACCGAGGGCATCGAGACGGAGCATCAGGCCCGGTTCATCGAGGACCTGAACGGCGATCTGCTGCAGGGTTTCCTGCTCTCCCGGCCGCTGCCTGTCGCAGCGTTCGGGGCCCTGCTGCCCTGAACGGGTGGGGGGAGGGCAGGTGCGACCGGGGGTCCGTCGCCGTCCTGGCCGCACCCCCAGTCCCGAAAAGATGAGAAATAATGAGGGAACTCACGTTCCGCATCCATCCAGCCTTTATGATGACGGGCGATGAGTGAGCCACTGCGCGTCCTGCTGGTCGATGACAACCCCGCCGACCTCCACCTCGCCGAACTCGCCTTCGAGGAACACCGCGCCGTCGCGCAGGTCGTCACGCGCGACAGCGGCCCCGCCGCCCTCACGTACCTGCGCGACCCGACCACGCCCCTCCCGCACGTCGTGATGCTCGACCTGAACATGCCGATGATGAACGGCTTCGAGGTGCTCGAAGCCATCCGCACCGACCCGCACCTGCAGCACCTGTCGGTCGTGATCCTGTCCACCTCGGACGCCGACAGCGACGTCAAACGCGCCTACAGCATGTTCGCCAGTTCCTACATGCTGAAGCAGGACAGCTTCTCGGACTTCATCGCGCAGATCGACCAGTTCGTCACGTACTGGCGGCAGTGCCAGTTCGCGCACGTCCCGAAATCCTGAACGCGGCGGGGAATGTCTCGGTGCCCTGCCCGGGTGAACGGGGCGCCTCGGCGGGTCGGCACGGGACAGGCGCCCTGGGCTGACCGTGCCCTCGGCGCGAAGCGCGTGAGGCCCACGGCACCCGGCCACGCTCCTCACGCGCGCGACGGGGCCGGACGTGGACGCCCGGTCTTCAGACGGGGCGGGGAGCGGTCTGCGCCTCCGTGACGCGCAGGTCGCTCACCTCGAAGGTGGCGGGGCACTGCACGATCTGCACCCCGTAGGGTGCGAGGCTCAGGGACTCCAGCGTCTCGGCGGGCCGGGCTGCGTCCCGGCCGCCGGGCACGTGCAGGTGCACGTGCTGCGCCGGGTGCATGTTCACGACGTGCAGCAGCCTTGCGCCGTCCACGTCGGACACCGTCACGTCGAGGTGCGCGGGCAGCAGGGCCGTCGGCACGCCCGCAGCGTCCAGCGCGCCCGCCAGCAGCGTCTGCAGCGAACCGTGCGGAAGCTGCGTTCCCAGGTAGTACGCGCGGCCCTGCCCGAAGGCGTGCCGCGTCACGGCCGCACCGCCCGCGAAGTAATCCTCCCCGAAGGTGGCGAGCACCTCGGCCCCGTCCGCGTGCAGCACCTCGCACCACTGCCCGGCGACCGTGCGCTCGCCGGAGTCCGCCCAGGTCACGTGGTTCGTGCCGCCGTCCTGCAGCGGCACCCATTCCTCCACCCACGCGCCCAGCACGTCCTGCAGCAGGCCGGGGTACCCGCCCGGCATGACGTGGTCGTGCTCGTCCACCACGGCGCTGTACGGTCCCATCACGAGCGTCCCGCCGTCCCGCACGTAGGCGCGCAGGCGCTCGCTGTCCGCCCGGCCGAGCAGGTACTGCTGCGGGAGGGTCATCACGTCGTACCGGGAGAGGTCCCCGTCCGGCGGCACGAAGTCCACGTTGACGCCCAGCCCGCGCAGCGCCGCGTACCACGCCTGCACCTGCGGCATGAGCGGCGTTTCGGCCGGCTGGCTCGCCTGCTCCAGCGCCCACCACGACGACCAGTCGAACATCACGCCCACCCGCGCCCGGACGCGCGCGCCCTTCAGGAACCCGAGCGTGCGCAGTTCCTGCCCGAAATCGCGCGCCTCGCGCCACACGCGCGACCGTTCCGGCGGGACGTGTCCCACCATGCCGCTGTGGTACTTCTCGGCGCCCGCCACCGACGCGCGCCACTGGAAGAACATGATGCCGTCCGCGCCGTGCGCGAGCGCCTGATGACTCAGGGCGCGCATCATGCCGGGACGTTTCGGGGCGTTGCGGGCCCGCCAGTTCACGGCGCCCGTCGCCTGCTCCATCAGGATCCAGCGCTGCCCGCCGCGCAGAGAGCGCGTCAGGTCGAAGGCGATGCCCGCCTCCAGGTGCGGCGCGTCGCCCGCCGGGTCCGGGTACGCGTCCAGCGAAGCGACGTCCTCCTCCTGCGCCCACCGGAAGTAATCCAGGCCCTTCAGGAACCCCAGGAAGTTCGTGGTGAGCGGCACGTCCGGCGTCACCTCGCGCAGCGCGTCACGCTCCATCCGGTACAGCGACAGCAGGTTGTCGCTCGAGAAGCGCCGCCAGTCGAGGCCCTGGGAGGGGTTCGTGAAGGTCGGTGCGCGGCGCGGCGGCTGCACCTCCGCCCACGCCCCGTACCGCTGACTCCAGAACGCCGTGCCCCACGCGTGGTTCAGGGCTTCCAGCGTCCCGTACCGCTCGCGCAGCCACGCCTGGAAGGCGGCCGCGCACTGCTCGCAGAAACACTGGTCGATGTGACAGCCGTACTCGTTGCCGACGTGCCACAGCCGCAGGGCCGGGTGCGTCCCGTACCGCGCGGCGATCTCCCGCACGAGCCGGGCGGCCCGCGCGCGGAAGTCCTGATCGCTCGGGCAGTACAGCTGCCGCGCGCCGACCTCCAGCCGCACCCCGTCCGCCGTGACGGGCCGCGACGCCGGGTAGCGCAGCGACAGCCACGGCGGCGGGGACGCGGTGGCCGTCGCGAGGTTCACGCGCACGCCGCCCTCGTGCAGCAGGTCCATCACCTCGTCCAGCCACGCGAAGTCGTACTCGCCCTCACGCGGTTCCAGCTGCGCCCACGAGAAGATCCCCAGCGACACGAGGTTCACGCCCGCCTCCTGCATCAGCCGCACGTCGTCCCGCCACACCTGCGGCGACCACTGCTCCGGGTTGTAGTCTGCGCCGTAGATCAGGCCGTCCTTGAAATCGAATGTCATCAGTCCTTGACCGCCCCGCCGGCAATGCCGGCCACGAATTGACGCTGCAGCGCCAGAAAGAGTGCGAGAAAAGGCACGGTCGCCATCACCGTGCCGACCATGATGCCGCCCCACGAGACGCGCGTCAGGCCGACCAGCGTGCCGAGCGCGACCGGCATGGTGTAACTGTCCTTCTGTGTCAGCACGATCAGCGGCCACAGGTAGTCGTTCCAGCTGCCCAGGAACAGCAGGATCGCCAGCGCCGCGAGGGCCGGACGCACGATCGGCAGCGCGATCTGGGCGTACAGGCGCAGGTCGCCCGCCCCGTCGATGCGCGCGGCGTTCAGCAGGTCGTCCGGCACGGCCGCGAACGCCTGACGCATGTAGAAGATCCCGATGGTGTTCGCGAGCGTGGGGAGCAGCACCGCCCAGTACGTGTTGCTGAGGTGCAGGTCGCGCGCCACCAGGATGAACTGCGGGATGATCGTCACGAAGCTCGGGATGGTGAGCGTCGCCAGGATCAGCCCGAACAGCAGGCCACGGCCCGGGAAGCTGTACTTCGAGAACGCGAAGCCCGCGAGGCTCGTGAACACCATGCTGAGCAGCGTGTAGAGAGTCGAGATGACGACACTGTTCCACAGGGCCCGCAGGAAGTTCGTGTCGGCCTGCAGGCCCCGGAAGTTCTCCAGGAAGGCCCCGCCGAACCATACGGGCGGCGCGGGACTGAAGATGGCACTCTCCGGCTGCGTGCTGAACACCAGCATCAGCCACAGCGGCGCGAGGAACAGCAGCGCGAGCGGCACGAGGCCCGCGTGCAGCCAGAAGCGCGCCGTCCGGTCCCGCGAGCGCCGCGACGGGGCCGCGCCGTCCGTGCGCGGCAGGCTGCGCGCGCTCACCCGTCCCGCCCGAACAGGCGCAGCTGCACGGCGCTGAACACGGCGGCCAGGGCCGCGACGGCGTACGCGATGGCGCTGGAGTACCCGAAGTTGAAGGACTGGAAGCCCTGCTGGTACAGGTACGTGCCGAGCGTCAGGGTGGCGTTGCCGGGACCGCTGCCGGTGATGAGGGACGACTCCGTGAACAGCTGCAGCGTCCCGATCACGCTGAGCACTAGGCAGAACAGCAGGCTGGGCCGCAGCAGCGGCAGCGTGATGCGCCAGAACTGCTGCGCGGGCGTCGCCCCGTCGAGAGAAGCGGCCTCGTACACGTCCTCGCGGATGCCCTGCAGGCCCGCGAGCAGGATGATGGCGTTGTAGCCCGTCCAGCGCCACGTCATGGCCAGGATGATGACCGTCATGGCGGGCACCGGCTGGTTCAGCCAGTCCACGGCGGGCAGGCCCAGGCCCGTCAGGGCGCGGTTCACCATGCCGTAGTCGGTGTTGAACAGCAGGCGGAACACGGCGGAGTACGCGACCGTACCGACCACCAGCGGCGCGAAGAACGCGAAGCGGAAGAGGCCCTGCGCGCGCAGCAGGCGGCTGTTGAGGGCCACGGCGAGCGCGGTGGCGAGCGTCAGCATCAGCGGCACCTGAATCGCCAGGATCACCAGGGTGTTCTGCAGCGCCGTCCGGAACGACTCGTCACTCAGGAGCCGGGACCAGTTGCTCAGCCCCAACGGCGCGGACGGACCGAGCCGCGAGTCCCGGAAGGACATCAGGAAGGAACTGACGATCGGCCACGCCCAGAACGACGCGAAGATCAGCAGGTACGGCAGAATGAACAGATACGGCGCGACCGGCACCCGGGGGCGCCTCGCCGTCCGTGCGGGCAGGCTCGTCATGAATGGACCTCGGTGGGTGGCGTTCCGGCCGGGCGGGGGACAGGGGACGGCAGGGGTGCGGTCCGGACGGCCGTTCCGCGTCCGGCCCGCACCTTCAGTCGCGCGTGGGCGCGCGTCCCGTTATTTCGCGACGGGCAGGCCGGTGGCGCTCGCGATGCGGCGGGCGGCGGCGTCCAGCGCCTCCTGCGCGGTCTTGTACTTGCCGCCGATGAAGTCCGACTGCGTGACGAGCACCACCTGGCGCGCGTCCTGGAAGAACTGCGTGCCGCGCGCCTGCGGGACGTCGCCCAGCGTGTCCAGGATCGTCTGCCAGATCTTCTGGTTGCCCCAGTACGCCTGGCCCTGCGCGACGTAGGGGTCCTTCGAGGCGCTCAGCAGGCTGGGCACGAGGCCCTCGCTCTTCAGCATGGTGACCTGTCCGCCGGTCGTGGCGAGCGCGTTCTGCAGGAAGGCGTACGCGGCGGCCTTGTTCTTGCTGCTGTCGGGGATGGACAGAGCGCTCCCGCCGAGGTTCGCGGCGCGCACGCCGCCGGGTTTGCTGGCGGGCATCGGGTACACGCCCCACTTGCCGCTCAGTTCGGGCGCGTTGGTGCGGATGGTGCCCTCGTACCACGCGCCGTACATGGCGCTGGCGGTCTTGCCGGCCTTGATGTTGGTGATCTGGCCGCCCCAGTCGCCGGTCGTGACGACCTGCGCGTCGTACAGTTTCTTGACGGTGTCGAGCGCCTTGACGCAGCCCGGCTGGTTGACGGTGATCTCGGTGCCGGCGGTGTTGAAGTAGAAGCAGCCGTTCTGGTTGGCGAGCATCCGGAACCACTCGTCGTCCTTGCCGTTGCCGACGGTGCCCATCTTGACCTTGCCGGCGAACTTGGTGTTCAGTTTCCGGCCTGCGGCGATGAAGTCGTCCCAGGTTTTGATGGCGGCGGGGTTGATGCCCGCCTGCTGGTACAGGTCGCGGCGGTAGAACACGGCGACGGGGCCGCTGTC
The window above is part of the Deinococcus aquiradiocola genome. Proteins encoded here:
- a CDS encoding EAL domain-containing protein, with amino-acid sequence MTSPARVALPLESPLEPAGLSILIVDDTPEDAEHYIRLLGQAPGVSFTFRHAELGEDGLRLLQEQVPDCLLLDYHLPDMTGLEFLREMRGRCPVILLTGMGDEAIAVAALQAGAQDYLVKSQIVAQTFGRAVQRAQEKFLLERALDLAHTRMSALLSSVREGMVALSPDLTVLYHNPAARVLLHWENGERLPAWVTDLPVFRSGVQDVMRDEPVPPAEVRCGDTWLELQLQRQTEGLTLTLRDVTQRRLEVERLRLLESVAVTAREAVVIAEANPTLDPGPKVVYVNRAFTRMTGYAPEDIVGLTPRILQGPLSDRRTLDRVRDRLARWQTVDETLLNYDKSGRPFWVHLSITPVADETGWYTHWVSVQRDVTEERRQQERERLRREVLEMAAEFRPVPDILDAVCRKLEISLPEVVTTAWLRSGETLTLAASGNAAPSDLREALRRGAGVVVIGEGQGATARAVQERTLVVVEDVQATPGELRSGAAGLLGELGLHGVWSVPILSAQPGREPFGALTVFTWQSRRPPTPEELTVLQDAASLAALILESMTAHQEVQRQALYDSLTGLPNRSLFLEHLQRQLNETPRHRQRVAVGLMDLNRFKTINDTLGHSAGDALLVQVAERLRATFRPSDIVARMGGDEFTLMLPFTSDVERFRQGIEARLRECFTAPFVVQGQQVFVTGSLGLAITPDHGHDREQLLSAADVAMYAAKRTNQGLQVYDPSGDAHDASQVTLESDLYRALERGELELHYQPIYRAGRRELVGAEALIRWNHARCGMISPAKFIPLAESTGLIVPIGRWVLREACRQLVRWRERAPHLTLSVNLSARQFWQPELVRTVQDAMRDMGAPPEGLVLEITESVLMDVPDAQQTLTRLKGLGVRLSLDDFGTGYSSLSYLHRFPLDALKIDRSFVIGVRPESDGTAETIIRSVMVMAHSLNLSVTTEGIETEHQARFIEDLNGDLLQGFLLSRPLPVAAFGALLP
- a CDS encoding response regulator is translated as MSEPLRVLLVDDNPADLHLAELAFEEHRAVAQVVTRDSGPAALTYLRDPTTPLPHVVMLDLNMPMMNGFEVLEAIRTDPHLQHLSVVILSTSDADSDVKRAYSMFASSYMLKQDSFSDFIAQIDQFVTYWRQCQFAHVPKS
- a CDS encoding beta-galactosidase; this translates as MTFDFKDGLIYGADYNPEQWSPQVWRDDVRLMQEAGVNLVSLGIFSWAQLEPREGEYDFAWLDEVMDLLHEGGVRVNLATATASPPPWLSLRYPASRPVTADGVRLEVGARQLYCPSDQDFRARAARLVREIAARYGTHPALRLWHVGNEYGCHIDQCFCEQCAAAFQAWLRERYGTLEALNHAWGTAFWSQRYGAWAEVQPPRRAPTFTNPSQGLDWRRFSSDNLLSLYRMERDALREVTPDVPLTTNFLGFLKGLDYFRWAQEEDVASLDAYPDPAGDAPHLEAGIAFDLTRSLRGGQRWILMEQATGAVNWRARNAPKRPGMMRALSHQALAHGADGIMFFQWRASVAGAEKYHSGMVGHVPPERSRVWREARDFGQELRTLGFLKGARVRARVGVMFDWSSWWALEQASQPAETPLMPQVQAWYAALRGLGVNVDFVPPDGDLSRYDVMTLPQQYLLGRADSERLRAYVRDGGTLVMGPYSAVVDEHDHVMPGGYPGLLQDVLGAWVEEWVPLQDGGTNHVTWADSGERTVAGQWCEVLHADGAEVLATFGEDYFAGGAAVTRHAFGQGRAYYLGTQLPHGSLQTLLAGALDAAGVPTALLPAHLDVTVSDVDGARLLHVVNMHPAQHVHLHVPGGRDAARPAETLESLSLAPYGVQIVQCPATFEVSDLRVTEAQTAPRPV
- a CDS encoding carbohydrate ABC transporter permease, with protein sequence MSARSLPRTDGAAPSRRSRDRTARFWLHAGLVPLALLFLAPLWLMLVFSTQPESAIFSPAPPVWFGGAFLENFRGLQADTNFLRALWNSVVISTLYTLLSMVFTSLAGFAFSKYSFPGRGLLFGLILATLTIPSFVTIIPQFILVARDLHLSNTYWAVLLPTLANTIGIFYMRQAFAAVPDDLLNAARIDGAGDLRLYAQIALPIVRPALAALAILLFLGSWNDYLWPLIVLTQKDSYTMPVALGTLVGLTRVSWGGIMVGTVMATVPFLALFLALQRQFVAGIAGGAVKD
- a CDS encoding carbohydrate ABC transporter permease; amino-acid sequence: MTSLPARTARRPRVPVAPYLFILPYLLIFASFWAWPIVSSFLMSFRDSRLGPSAPLGLSNWSRLLSDESFRTALQNTLVILAIQVPLMLTLATALAVALNSRLLRAQGLFRFAFFAPLVVGTVAYSAVFRLLFNTDYGMVNRALTGLGLPAVDWLNQPVPAMTVIILAMTWRWTGYNAIILLAGLQGIREDVYEAASLDGATPAQQFWRITLPLLRPSLLFCLVLSVIGTLQLFTESSLITGSGPGNATLTLGTYLYQQGFQSFNFGYSSAIAYAVAALAAVFSAVQLRLFGRDG
- a CDS encoding ABC transporter substrate-binding protein, with protein sequence MNKLTVLATLALASALTGTASAQADLSGTVTVWSWDVAAKALQSTVPSFNKKYPNVKVNVVDLGNQNTYDRGLAGCAAGGTDLPDVYSIENNEAEVFWARFPNCFTDLNTLGADKLAAQFPAFKWTELMAGGKRYAMPWDSGPVAVFYRRDLYQQAGINPAAIKTWDDFIAAGRKLNTKFAGKVKMGTVGNGKDDEWFRMLANQNGCFYFNTAGTEITVNQPGCVKALDTVKKLYDAQVVTTGDWGGQITNIKAGKTASAMYGAWYEGTIRTNAPELSGKWGVYPMPASKPGGVRAANLGGSALSIPDSSKNKAAAYAFLQNALATTGGQVTMLKSEGLVPSLLSASKDPYVAQGQAYWGNQKIWQTILDTLGDVPQARGTQFFQDARQVVLVTQSDFIGGKYKTAQEALDAAARRIASATGLPVAK